In a single window of the Terriglobus roseus genome:
- a CDS encoding TonB-dependent receptor: MNRSPLFLAAVCLASAPFAMAQSTLGGISGTVLDAGGAQVSNATIRLHRAESNSSRVVSTDASGNYTAVNLEAGHYDVMVQATGFAPTTATSVSLQARQQLRYDVTLKPGGASDAVTVNASEAGVINLDNAQISATLTPEAVLALPANYRGAGSTSPLSVVQALPGVQPDSGAYPPQPSTHPAPTVRYSIQGGLPSQTDTTVDGISAQNQTSNNVQADAFPSAESIAEIRVDGVNNNAEYGQPGEITTITRSGTNNVHGSAYLYYQNDALDATPYGADRSTKPQKDAKDFGGSVGLPVVLPHLYNGRNRTFLFAAYEGLRFPQTIPLQRTVPTVRMKQGDFSQETATPLQNPFTGGIYAGNRVAINPVSAKFLQFYPDPNIDANLSTSAAVADRGYNYLASRRNDINSNQFDIRGDQAVGSKGSVSARYSWKNNNQSQPADLTLPNSTAYARYRILASNFNYALTQHLANEFKFGFTLEQDGNSNPFDGLGFTEGTGLTTAVTPFFNGIPHLNFNGGDAPVTSIGSRLGYEERSRVFQYIDNLTYTAGAHTVRVGFDLRHLVAHTQAGGSTLSINYGNFLFDANNTATGNQFADFLIGVPYQNQSNNIRQDNDASTNSYAFYVQDSWKASERLTLTAGLRYELHPALASTNGLAGNFDPSIARTGRLIYPAGFANALDVQELANVSACPVAGVSNPYATGGSVNGVACTPVISNVEAGLPAGLRKNPQLRLMPRFGFAYRPFGNDRTVLRGGAGYFNITTTGALFYALAQTLQQNYQTFTNQYSTGSNTAGSATFVPPTFTFPNTTASGQFAPAVGSVYFYSAVDPNWHDPYSLQTNLSLDHDFGHNLGGRISYVGLQTLHLTWQPQFNQLQRSSTRLSSQAAQTEYPFPNFYQVTDRSSSATANYQSLQVEFTHRMSGGLSFDTTYTLAKNLSDNQGSAGNFNSAGFVDEQGGYSATDSFNRHQDYGNVAATRKHRWLTTMIYELPMGRGRRFGNGMNRAADALLGGWQVSNILLLQSGPFLTAYFPAGAIDPSGTGSGTYVGGANQRPDRIADANSGARMRDDWFNQKAFACPGSSDPASISTCDVGVGSLPIGRFGTESVGDLRGPGTINLSSGVSRYFQIRENLRLRAEGTFTNVLNHTNLADPTLDLTSSSFGKITQSRGSDFGGNRTGQVGMRLEF, encoded by the coding sequence ATGAATCGTTCGCCGTTGTTTCTTGCCGCTGTCTGTCTCGCCTCTGCACCCTTTGCCATGGCACAGTCCACACTCGGCGGCATCTCCGGTACCGTACTGGACGCCGGTGGAGCACAGGTATCCAACGCGACCATCCGTCTGCACCGCGCGGAAAGTAACAGCAGTCGCGTCGTCTCGACGGATGCGAGCGGTAACTACACAGCGGTGAATCTTGAAGCAGGCCACTACGACGTGATGGTGCAGGCCACTGGCTTCGCCCCTACCACTGCAACCAGCGTGAGCCTGCAGGCGCGCCAGCAACTGCGGTATGACGTGACGCTGAAGCCGGGCGGCGCCAGCGATGCAGTAACGGTCAATGCCTCCGAGGCCGGTGTCATCAACCTGGATAATGCACAGATCTCCGCAACACTCACGCCCGAAGCCGTCCTCGCGTTACCGGCGAACTACCGCGGCGCAGGCTCCACATCACCGCTGAGTGTCGTGCAGGCTCTGCCAGGTGTGCAGCCTGACAGTGGAGCCTACCCGCCCCAACCCTCCACACATCCGGCGCCGACGGTGCGCTACTCCATCCAGGGTGGCCTGCCCTCACAGACTGACACCACGGTCGACGGCATCTCCGCGCAGAACCAGACCAGCAACAACGTACAGGCAGATGCCTTTCCCTCCGCGGAATCCATCGCCGAGATCCGCGTCGACGGCGTGAACAACAACGCAGAGTACGGGCAGCCCGGCGAGATCACCACGATCACCAGGAGCGGCACCAACAACGTACATGGTTCTGCGTATCTCTACTACCAGAACGACGCTCTGGACGCGACACCGTACGGCGCAGACCGGAGCACCAAGCCGCAAAAGGATGCTAAGGACTTCGGCGGCAGCGTCGGCCTGCCCGTCGTGCTTCCGCACCTGTACAACGGACGCAACCGCACGTTTCTGTTTGCCGCCTACGAGGGCCTTCGCTTTCCGCAGACCATCCCCTTGCAGCGCACGGTACCAACGGTGCGCATGAAGCAGGGCGACTTCTCCCAGGAGACGGCAACGCCGCTACAGAATCCCTTCACCGGCGGAATATACGCCGGCAATCGCGTCGCCATCAACCCGGTCTCCGCAAAGTTCCTGCAGTTCTATCCGGACCCCAACATCGACGCCAATCTCTCCACCTCAGCAGCCGTCGCCGATCGTGGCTACAACTACCTCGCATCACGACGGAATGACATCAACTCAAACCAGTTCGACATTCGCGGCGATCAGGCTGTGGGCAGCAAAGGCAGCGTCTCCGCACGCTATTCCTGGAAGAACAACAACCAGAGCCAACCGGCCGACCTGACACTCCCCAACAGCACGGCCTATGCTCGCTACCGCATCCTGGCCAGCAACTTCAACTACGCACTCACGCAACATCTGGCCAACGAGTTCAAGTTCGGCTTCACGCTGGAGCAGGACGGCAACAGCAATCCGTTCGATGGACTCGGCTTCACCGAAGGCACCGGCCTCACCACCGCTGTGACGCCCTTCTTCAACGGCATTCCACACCTGAACTTCAACGGTGGCGATGCGCCGGTCACATCCATCGGTTCGCGCCTCGGCTATGAAGAGCGCTCACGCGTCTTCCAGTACATCGACAATCTGACGTACACCGCTGGTGCACATACCGTGCGCGTCGGCTTCGACCTCCGCCACCTGGTTGCGCACACGCAGGCCGGAGGTTCCACGCTATCCATCAACTACGGCAACTTCCTCTTCGACGCGAACAACACAGCGACGGGCAATCAGTTCGCGGACTTCCTCATCGGCGTTCCCTATCAAAATCAAAGCAACAACATCCGACAGGACAACGATGCGAGCACCAACAGCTACGCGTTCTATGTACAAGACAGTTGGAAGGCCTCGGAGCGCCTCACACTTACTGCCGGTCTGCGCTATGAGCTTCACCCCGCACTGGCTTCGACGAACGGACTCGCCGGAAACTTTGATCCGTCCATCGCGCGCACCGGGCGACTGATCTATCCAGCAGGCTTTGCGAATGCGCTCGACGTGCAGGAGTTGGCCAACGTCAGCGCCTGTCCCGTTGCCGGTGTCTCCAACCCCTACGCCACGGGCGGCAGTGTCAACGGTGTGGCTTGCACGCCAGTGATCAGCAACGTTGAAGCAGGCTTACCGGCAGGCCTGCGCAAGAACCCGCAGCTACGCCTGATGCCGCGGTTCGGATTTGCGTACCGGCCTTTCGGCAACGATCGAACCGTACTGCGCGGCGGCGCCGGCTACTTCAACATCACCACAACTGGCGCGTTATTTTATGCGCTCGCGCAGACGCTGCAGCAGAACTACCAGACCTTCACCAACCAATACTCCACCGGATCGAACACAGCAGGCTCCGCGACGTTCGTACCGCCGACGTTTACCTTCCCAAACACCACCGCCAGCGGACAGTTCGCACCGGCCGTCGGCAGCGTGTACTTTTACAGCGCAGTCGATCCGAACTGGCACGATCCGTACTCGCTGCAGACAAACCTCTCCCTCGATCATGACTTCGGCCACAACCTCGGCGGTCGGATCTCCTACGTGGGCCTGCAGACGTTGCACCTCACCTGGCAGCCGCAGTTCAACCAGTTGCAACGTTCCAGTACGCGCCTTTCCTCTCAGGCAGCGCAGACGGAGTACCCGTTCCCGAACTTCTACCAGGTCACCGATCGCAGTTCTTCCGCGACGGCCAACTACCAGTCGCTGCAGGTAGAGTTCACGCACCGTATGAGCGGTGGTCTCTCATTCGACACGACGTACACCCTGGCAAAGAACCTGTCGGACAACCAGGGCAGCGCGGGCAACTTCAACTCGGCGGGCTTTGTGGATGAGCAGGGCGGCTACAGCGCGACGGACAGCTTCAATCGCCACCAGGACTATGGCAACGTAGCGGCAACGCGGAAGCATCGCTGGCTGACAACCATGATCTACGAGTTGCCAATGGGCCGAGGACGCCGCTTCGGCAACGGCATGAACCGGGCAGCCGATGCCCTCCTTGGCGGCTGGCAGGTTAGCAACATCCTTCTCCTGCAGAGTGGGCCTTTTCTGACGGCTTATTTCCCGGCTGGCGCCATCGATCCGTCAGGCACGGGCTCCGGGACTTATGTGGGCGGCGCCAATCAACGGCCGGATCGCATTGCCGATGCAAACAGCGGCGCGCGTATGCGCGACGACTGGTTTAACCAGAAGGCCTTCGCGTGCCCGGGCAGCAGTGATCCGGCCTCAATCTCCACCTGCGATGTGGGTGTTGGTTCGCTGCCCATCGGACGCTTCGGAACGGAGTCCGTGGGCGACCTGCGCGGTCCTGGCACGATCAATCTCTCCAGCGGCGTCAGCCGCTACTTCCAAATCCGGGAGAACCTACGTCTTCGCGCCGAGGGCACTTTTACGAACGTACTGAACCACACCAATCTTGCCGACCCAACGCTGGATCTGACCTCCAGCAGCTTTGGCAAAATCACCCAATCTCGCGGATCGGATTTTGGTGGGAACCGTACAGGCCAGGTCGGAATGCGTCTCGAGTTCTGA
- a CDS encoding DUF3761 domain-containing protein produces MKAFRFVSAVIFLPGLAFAQQTAQPKPALTSRPRITSSVGPISGQHYSNVDGNRVRTPMAAPSAPAGSTAKCGDGAYSFSQHRSGTCSHHGGVATWLVN; encoded by the coding sequence GTGAAAGCTTTCCGCTTTGTCAGCGCCGTAATATTTTTGCCAGGCCTCGCATTTGCGCAGCAAACCGCGCAGCCGAAGCCTGCTCTCACATCACGACCGAGAATCACTTCCTCAGTGGGACCGATTTCCGGGCAGCATTACAGCAATGTGGATGGCAATAGGGTGCGTACACCGATGGCCGCGCCATCGGCTCCTGCCGGTTCGACAGCCAAGTGCGGGGATGGCGCTTACAGCTTTAGTCAGCATCGGAGCGGAACGTGTTCGCACCACGGTGGAGTCGCCACGTGGCTCGTTAATTGA
- a CDS encoding response regulator gives MDNARKRVFVVDDEPLIASTLAAILEMKGFTASAFTNPFEALACAYLLSPDLLVSDIVMPGLSGTELARDLRGRCPTCKVLLITGQAGSASFLYAMESHREQYPVLAKPLQPKELLHAIRHYGFFLQDWAGPGVH, from the coding sequence GTGGATAACGCCCGCAAACGAGTATTCGTCGTAGATGATGAGCCGTTGATAGCTTCGACGCTGGCCGCCATTCTCGAAATGAAGGGCTTCACAGCCTCTGCGTTCACCAATCCATTTGAAGCTCTTGCATGTGCCTATCTTCTGAGTCCAGATCTACTGGTGTCCGATATCGTGATGCCGGGCCTTTCAGGCACAGAGTTGGCTCGCGACCTAAGGGGTCGCTGTCCCACTTGCAAAGTGCTGCTTATTACAGGCCAAGCCGGTTCAGCAAGCTTTCTTTACGCAATGGAGAGCCATAGAGAGCAATATCCCGTGCTTGCCAAACCTCTGCAGCCCAAGGAGCTTCTTCACGCGATAAGACATTATGGATTTTTTCTGCAAGATTGGGCGGGACCGGGCGTGCATTAG
- a CDS encoding EAL domain-containing protein, translated as MQTALALLEQRAHAGTWSLDISTGKLWWSEGVHRICGTDPKSYSPQLKRALGMFDSASRLVLQNAVDEATPDHKDFGVRVRLHRRDGESVSIFAAARPIFRDGILTSLSGVLYDLDAIARERSAALESEERFKMLFRDSPSGLILASINKQIILVNPALCSLLCFEEAELLQKTTTAITHPDDLDKTEDAVRRLWTGQVNNLSFEKRYLRSDGRPVWTRVSLSLLRDAERRPIHYIGQCLDISESKEREDELFEAKELAQITLSSIADGVIRTDKNGIVTLCNDAALRMLGYDSSAILGRPFWDVIVLHKPRGEDLLDDPVTEALNTGIAIKIPAFARLRTASGNMRPIFDSTAPVRSSSSEIVGAVFVFQDAADNLQMAERLTYQATHDALTGLPNRQAAEEQIKRVITLAKTAPGLCEHFLFYMDLDHFKVINDTCGHPAGDQVLREVSELIAERLRESDFLARFGGDEFVLILSSVSQESAAALARRLTEEISRYRFVSSSRSYSLSISIGIAQLGVAEEDVQDVLAQADTACYASKRSGRGTYQFFAFDDVLISETHVDLGWFQRIRRALSPESAPDSERLELYFQAIVDGDGKQLGSEALIRFITNEHKVISPQEFLPTAERMGLMGSLDRWVCKHAMHILALMEADPAVSNQIGGFISVNVSATTLSTPSFCEDLLLMLNARPTLGGRLRIEITESERGRWGADELQLLQRLRKVGVFVILDDFGSGYNSFHFLKLLQVDGLKLDKTVVNGLRIGPIDRNLAAAAIAIAKELQIIVTAEGVEDEETMQRLVALGVDHFQGYFFDRPHILRR; from the coding sequence ATGCAAACCGCTCTTGCCTTGCTCGAACAGCGCGCTCACGCAGGGACTTGGAGCCTCGATATTTCGACGGGGAAGTTGTGGTGGTCCGAGGGAGTACATCGCATCTGTGGAACAGATCCCAAGAGCTACAGTCCGCAGCTTAAACGTGCCCTAGGGATGTTCGACTCAGCGTCCCGATTGGTCTTGCAGAACGCAGTGGATGAGGCAACGCCGGATCACAAGGACTTTGGGGTGCGGGTCCGGCTCCATCGCAGAGATGGAGAGAGCGTCTCGATATTTGCAGCTGCAAGACCGATCTTCCGAGATGGCATTCTGACGAGCCTCTCCGGCGTCTTGTATGACCTCGACGCCATAGCCCGCGAACGTTCCGCGGCACTCGAAAGCGAAGAGCGCTTTAAAATGTTATTTCGCGACAGTCCGAGTGGGCTGATCCTCGCGTCAATCAACAAACAGATCATTCTTGTGAATCCTGCTCTTTGCAGTCTGCTCTGTTTTGAGGAAGCTGAGCTTCTCCAGAAAACGACAACAGCGATCACACATCCAGATGATTTAGACAAGACAGAGGATGCCGTTCGACGTCTTTGGACTGGTCAAGTAAACAATCTTTCTTTCGAAAAGCGCTATTTGAGGAGCGATGGCAGACCGGTCTGGACGCGAGTAAGCCTAAGCCTTTTGAGGGATGCTGAAAGAAGACCGATCCACTACATCGGACAATGTCTGGACATCAGCGAAAGTAAAGAACGAGAGGACGAACTCTTTGAAGCGAAGGAACTTGCTCAGATCACGCTGTCTTCGATCGCTGACGGAGTTATCCGCACCGATAAAAACGGCATAGTCACGCTCTGCAACGACGCGGCGCTGAGAATGCTCGGATATGACAGCAGCGCGATCCTGGGTCGACCCTTTTGGGACGTCATTGTATTGCATAAACCAAGAGGAGAAGACCTGCTAGACGATCCGGTGACGGAAGCGCTGAATACGGGGATCGCAATCAAGATCCCAGCATTCGCTCGACTGCGAACTGCCAGTGGGAATATGCGGCCGATCTTTGATTCAACGGCTCCCGTGCGCAGCAGTTCGTCCGAGATCGTAGGCGCCGTTTTCGTCTTCCAGGATGCGGCCGATAATCTTCAGATGGCAGAGCGCCTCACTTACCAAGCCACTCATGATGCCTTGACAGGCCTACCCAATCGGCAGGCAGCGGAAGAACAGATCAAGCGCGTCATCACTCTTGCCAAAACAGCACCGGGGCTTTGTGAACACTTCTTGTTCTACATGGACCTTGATCACTTCAAAGTAATCAACGACACCTGCGGCCATCCTGCCGGAGATCAGGTGCTTCGTGAGGTCTCCGAATTGATAGCGGAACGACTCAGAGAGTCCGATTTCCTTGCACGCTTCGGCGGCGATGAATTCGTGCTCATTCTCTCCAGCGTTTCTCAAGAAAGTGCCGCCGCGTTGGCTCGGCGCCTCACAGAAGAGATCAGCAGGTACCGCTTCGTCAGTAGTTCAAGAAGCTACAGTCTGAGCATCAGTATCGGTATCGCCCAGCTTGGCGTAGCTGAAGAGGATGTCCAGGACGTTCTCGCCCAGGCTGACACTGCATGCTATGCGTCGAAGCGATCTGGACGAGGAACATATCAATTCTTTGCCTTCGATGACGTGCTTATCTCTGAGACTCACGTCGACCTGGGCTGGTTCCAACGTATACGGCGAGCGCTTAGCCCCGAATCTGCGCCAGACTCGGAACGATTAGAGCTCTACTTCCAAGCCATCGTCGACGGAGACGGGAAACAGCTGGGGTCCGAAGCCCTCATTCGATTCATTACTAATGAACACAAAGTGATCTCTCCCCAAGAGTTTCTACCCACTGCTGAAAGGATGGGCTTAATGGGATCCTTAGATCGTTGGGTCTGCAAGCACGCTATGCACATCCTGGCTCTGATGGAAGCGGATCCGGCGGTAAGCAACCAGATTGGCGGCTTCATTTCCGTCAATGTCAGCGCCACCACGTTGAGCACTCCGTCTTTCTGCGAAGACCTGCTTCTCATGCTCAACGCCAGACCAACGCTCGGAGGTCGATTGAGAATTGAGATCACGGAGTCAGAGCGGGGTCGTTGGGGTGCAGATGAGCTTCAACTGTTGCAACGACTGCGTAAAGTCGGTGTTTTCGTAATTCTCGATGACTTCGGCTCCGGCTACAACTCCTTCCACTTCCTTAAACTGCTGCAGGTCGACGGGCTCAAGCTTGATAAGACGGTTGTTAATGGCTTGCGCATCGGACCCATCGATCGCAATCTAGCCGCGGCGGCCATTGCGATCGCTAAAGAGTTACAAATAATTGTCACTGCGGAAGGAGTGGAGGACGAAGAGACTATGCAGCGTCTTGTCGCTCTCGGCGTGGATCACTTCCAGGGATACTTTTTTGATCGCCCGCATATCTTGCGGCGATGA
- a CDS encoding GGDEF domain-containing protein has translation MTKEERLRVLIQRFSGLHFFKPVFSEALEQEFRRDLGAFRSRRQWLESSISTVLYVAFAIITQLAAPERIRLATQLRFEFVLPLLFIFTYVLRSRLPLWFRETTLLIVSVAAGSLEIFPRLHHPDSGEYTAHVAVLVVLIFVNTVMRVRPSFAVAAFAWAISVECVLIGLEPQSSRAFEMYRVALILGAGFLTVISNYGQDREARLAFLKFAQKDRLAGDLAQSNQRLAQAASTDGLTGLANRSSFDAHLTDLWSRPELSTEECSIVMADIDDFKGLNDRYGHLYGDRVLKRVARLMAEALRGEDDFIARYGGEEFVVVLPNTSMQLALRVAERLRGLVELAGLPAVRTGDPDLHGLRATISCGVSAGIPALIPEASALLGAADAALYRAKRDGRNLVREWRAFSPNTASEELV, from the coding sequence GTGACAAAAGAAGAACGGCTTCGCGTCCTGATCCAACGATTTTCTGGTCTGCACTTCTTCAAACCGGTGTTCTCAGAAGCACTCGAGCAGGAGTTCAGACGAGATTTGGGGGCCTTCCGCAGCAGACGGCAGTGGCTCGAGAGTTCCATAAGCACCGTGCTTTACGTAGCATTTGCAATCATCACTCAGCTAGCCGCGCCGGAAAGAATTAGGTTAGCAACTCAGCTGCGTTTTGAGTTCGTGTTACCGCTGCTCTTTATCTTCACCTATGTGCTCCGGTCTCGCTTGCCCCTGTGGTTCCGTGAAACTACCCTCCTGATCGTGTCAGTCGCTGCAGGATCGCTCGAGATCTTTCCCCGCCTTCATCATCCGGACAGCGGTGAGTACACGGCGCACGTCGCCGTACTCGTCGTGCTGATTTTTGTCAATACGGTGATGAGGGTGCGGCCCTCCTTCGCAGTGGCCGCATTTGCCTGGGCGATCAGTGTGGAGTGTGTGCTGATCGGTTTGGAGCCTCAAAGCAGCCGGGCGTTTGAAATGTACCGGGTAGCGCTGATATTGGGCGCCGGTTTCCTTACTGTCATTTCAAACTATGGTCAGGACAGGGAGGCACGGTTGGCCTTTTTGAAATTTGCGCAGAAAGATAGGCTCGCCGGCGATCTCGCGCAATCCAACCAGCGCCTTGCTCAAGCCGCCTCTACCGATGGTCTGACAGGTCTGGCAAATCGATCTTCCTTTGACGCTCACCTGACTGACTTGTGGTCTAGACCCGAGCTATCAACCGAAGAGTGCTCAATTGTCATGGCAGATATCGACGACTTTAAAGGGCTGAACGATCGCTACGGCCATCTCTACGGAGACAGGGTGCTCAAGCGCGTGGCGCGTCTGATGGCTGAGGCCTTACGCGGTGAAGATGACTTCATCGCCCGCTATGGAGGCGAGGAATTCGTGGTTGTCTTGCCAAACACCTCAATGCAGTTAGCGTTGCGAGTCGCCGAACGTCTCCGCGGCCTTGTCGAACTGGCAGGGCTTCCGGCCGTGCGTACAGGCGACCCAGACCTACACGGTTTGCGGGCCACCATCTCCTGTGGCGTCTCGGCGGGCATCCCCGCCCTCATCCCTGAGGCATCCGCACTCCTGGGTGCGGCCGACGCGGCTCTGTATCGCGCGAAGCGTGACGGCCGGAACCTTGTGCGTGAGTGGCGTGCGTTCAGTCCAAACACGGCCTCTGAAGAGCTGGTGTAA